A DNA window from Mycoplasmopsis pullorum contains the following coding sequences:
- a CDS encoding division/cell wall cluster transcriptional repressor MraZ: MYGQVERKLDDKNRITLPTLFRDVLGSTFFLTIGFDGNAELRSIENFNEYVSTIEQQSHFNKDARTLRRMILGRAMQLSVDSHGRVLLPKNIIDSLAIQKDIIFIGVGSFVELWAKESYEKMETEYDDEKISQIAQSLVSS; this comes from the coding sequence ATGTACGGTCAAGTAGAACGTAAGCTTGATGATAAGAATAGAATTACACTACCAACTCTCTTTCGGGATGTTCTAGGTAGCACTTTTTTTCTAACCATAGGCTTTGACGGTAATGCGGAACTCCGTAGTATCGAAAATTTTAACGAATATGTTTCTACCATTGAACAACAAAGTCATTTCAACAAAGATGCTAGAACTCTTCGCAGAATGATTCTAGGGAGAGCAATGCAGCTTAGCGTTGATTCGCACGGACGTGTTCTTTTACCGAAAAACATTATCGATTCACTTGCTATCCAAAAAGACATTATCTTTATTGGTGTAGGTTCTTTTGTTGAATTATGAGCAAAAGAGTCTTACGAAAAAATGGAAACTGAATATGATGACGAAAAAATTTCCCAAATCGCTCAATCATTAGTTTCATCATAA